In Eretmochelys imbricata isolate rEreImb1 chromosome 4, rEreImb1.hap1, whole genome shotgun sequence, a single window of DNA contains:
- the MSMO1 gene encoding methylsterol monooxygenase 1 isoform X2, giving the protein MPRWYMLLAQCFGCAVIEDAWHYFLHRLLHHKRIYKYIHKVHHEFISPFGMQAEYAHPLETLILGTGFFIGIIVFCNHMILLWAWVICRLMETIDVHSGYDIPLNPLHLVPFYAGARFHDFHHMNFIGNYASTFTWWDRIFGTDYQYVSYQEKEKNQELLTEKKSN; this is encoded by the exons ATGCCAAGATG gtacatgCTACTTGCCCAGTGTTTTGGATGTGCAGTGATTGAGGATGCCTGGCACTATTTCTTGCATAGACTCTTGCATCACAAGAGAATATACAAGTACATCCATAAAGTTCATCATGAGTTCATA tCTCCATTTGGGATGCAAGCAGAGTATGCACATCCACTGGAAACGCTTATCCTTGGAACTGGTTTTTTCATTGGCATTATTGTTTTCTGTAACCATATGATTCTTCTGTGGGCCTGGGTAATATGTCGCTTAATGGAAACCATTGATGTACACAG tGGCTACGATATTCCTCTAAACCCCCTGCATCTAGTTCCCTTCTATGCTGGGGCTCGTTTTCATGATTTCCATCACATGAACTTTATTGGCAACTATGCTTCAACCTTCACATGGTGGGATAGAATCTTTGGTACAGATTATCAGTATGTTTCATATCAAGAGAAAGAGAAGAATCAAGAATTGTTGACAGAAAAAAAGTCCAACTAA